In Mycolicibacterium alvei, a single window of DNA contains:
- a CDS encoding fumarylacetoacetate hydrolase family protein: MRLGRIASPDGVAFVSVEGDGADAVCKEIAEHPFGNPNFTGRSWPLADVRLLAPILASKVICMGKNYEAHAAEMGGAAPEDPVIFLKPNTAIVGPNVPIQLPADAHPVHHEGELAIVIGRPCKDVPAARAAENILGYTIANDVSARDQQAKDGQWMRAKGHDTFCPVGPWIVNDLDPSDLEIRTEVNGEVRQRSRTSLMIHDIGAIVEWVSAVMTLLPGDLILTGTPEGVGPIEDGDTVSVTVEGIGTLTNPVVRKQK; encoded by the coding sequence ATGCGCTTAGGTCGAATCGCCAGTCCCGACGGCGTCGCTTTCGTGAGTGTCGAAGGCGACGGTGCCGATGCCGTCTGCAAAGAGATCGCCGAGCACCCGTTCGGCAACCCCAACTTCACCGGACGGAGTTGGCCGCTGGCCGACGTCCGCCTGCTGGCACCCATCCTGGCCAGCAAGGTCATCTGTATGGGCAAGAACTATGAGGCCCACGCCGCGGAGATGGGCGGGGCAGCTCCTGAGGATCCGGTGATCTTCCTCAAACCCAACACCGCGATCGTCGGGCCCAACGTGCCCATTCAGTTGCCGGCCGACGCCCATCCCGTTCACCACGAGGGCGAGCTGGCGATCGTCATCGGGCGGCCCTGCAAGGACGTGCCTGCCGCCCGGGCCGCCGAGAACATCCTGGGCTACACCATCGCCAACGACGTCTCGGCACGCGACCAGCAGGCCAAGGACGGGCAGTGGATGCGGGCCAAGGGGCATGACACCTTCTGTCCGGTGGGCCCGTGGATCGTCAACGACCTCGACCCGTCGGATCTGGAGATCCGCACCGAGGTGAACGGCGAAGTGCGGCAACGCAGTCGTACCTCGCTGATGATCCATGACATCGGTGCCATCGTCGAGTGGGTCTCGGCCGTGATGACGCTGTTGCCCGGTGACCTGATCCTGACCGGAACCCCGGAGGGGGTCGGTCCGATCGAAGACGGGGACACGGTCAGCGTCACCGTCGAGGGCATCGGCACCCTTACCAATCCGGTTGTACGCAAGCAGAAGTAG
- the gltX gene encoding glutamate--tRNA ligase, with protein sequence MTSPSGHVRVRFCPSPTGTPHVGLVRTALFNWAYARHTGGTFVFRIEDTDAARDSDESYAAILDALRWLGLDWDEGPEVGGPYEPYRQSKRSEIYRDVIARLLEAGEVYEAFSTPEEVEARHVAAGRNPKLGYDNYDRDLTDEQRAAFAGEGRKPVLRLRMPDEDLGWTDLVRGPVSFPAGSVPDFAITRANGDPLYTLVNPVDDAMMKITHVLRGEDIMPSTPRQIALYQALMRIGVAEQVPQFAHLPSVLGEGNKKLSKRDPQSNLFLHRDRGFLPEGLLNYLALLGWGIADDHDVFSLDEMVAAFDVADVNSNPARFDQKKADAINAEHIRLLTPEDFTARLYTYLDGHGHDTGLDAAAFAEAAALIQTRIVVLGDAWGLLKFLDDGSYEIDEKAAAKELREESAPVLDAALGALEGVSEWNTANIESALKAALLDGLELKPRKAFGPIRVAVTGATISPPLFESMELLGADRSLARLRAARGRV encoded by the coding sequence ATGACATCTCCCTCTGGTCACGTCAGGGTGAGGTTCTGCCCGTCGCCGACCGGCACCCCGCACGTCGGTTTGGTGCGCACCGCCCTGTTCAACTGGGCCTACGCCCGGCACACCGGCGGGACGTTCGTCTTCCGCATCGAGGACACCGATGCCGCGCGCGACAGCGACGAAAGCTACGCGGCGATCCTCGACGCGCTGCGCTGGTTGGGTCTGGACTGGGACGAGGGGCCCGAGGTCGGCGGCCCGTACGAGCCGTACCGGCAGTCGAAGCGCAGCGAGATCTACCGTGACGTGATCGCCCGTCTGCTCGAGGCAGGCGAGGTCTACGAGGCGTTCTCGACACCCGAAGAAGTCGAGGCGCGGCATGTGGCGGCCGGGCGCAATCCGAAACTCGGATACGACAATTACGACCGTGACCTCACCGACGAGCAGCGCGCGGCGTTCGCCGGCGAGGGCCGCAAGCCGGTGCTGCGGCTGCGCATGCCCGACGAGGACCTCGGCTGGACCGATCTGGTGCGTGGCCCGGTGAGCTTCCCAGCGGGTTCGGTGCCGGATTTTGCGATCACCCGCGCCAACGGAGATCCGTTGTACACCTTGGTCAATCCGGTCGATGACGCGATGATGAAGATCACCCACGTGCTGCGCGGCGAGGACATCATGCCCTCGACACCGCGCCAGATCGCGCTGTACCAGGCATTGATGCGGATCGGCGTCGCCGAGCAGGTGCCGCAATTCGCCCATCTGCCAAGCGTTCTCGGCGAAGGCAACAAGAAGCTGTCCAAGCGCGATCCGCAGTCGAATCTGTTCCTGCACCGCGATCGCGGCTTCCTGCCGGAGGGTCTGCTGAACTATCTGGCGCTGCTGGGCTGGGGGATCGCCGACGATCACGACGTGTTCAGCCTCGACGAGATGGTGGCCGCGTTCGACGTGGCCGACGTCAACTCGAACCCGGCGCGGTTCGACCAGAAGAAGGCCGACGCGATCAACGCCGAGCACATCCGGCTGCTGACTCCCGAGGATTTCACCGCCCGGCTGTACACCTACCTCGACGGCCATGGTCACGACACCGGTTTGGACGCCGCCGCATTCGCCGAAGCCGCCGCGCTGATCCAAACCCGCATCGTCGTACTCGGCGATGCGTGGGGGCTACTGAAGTTCTTGGACGACGGCTCCTACGAGATCGACGAGAAGGCTGCTGCCAAAGAATTGCGCGAGGAGTCCGCGCCGGTCCTGGACGCCGCGCTGGGCGCCTTGGAGGGCGTCTCCGAGTGGAATACCGCCAACATCGAGTCTGCGCTCAAGGCGGCGCTGCTGGACGGTCTGGAGCTCAAGCCCCGTAAGGCGTTCGGACCGATCCGCGTTGCGGTCACGGGTGCGACGATCAGCCCGCCGCTGTTCGAGTCGATGGAACTGCTGGGCGCCGACCGCAGCCTGGCGCGGTTGCGGGCGGCCCGGGGGAGGGTGTGA
- a CDS encoding LysR family transcriptional regulator: MSRLPDLDVLELLVCVDDYGSLSEASRKVGMAQPNSSRAIKRLERRFGVPLLQRSTTGSTLTAEGTVVAHWAREIVRTAHRLLDVAEGLRVERSAELTVAASMTVAEHLMPRWLGQFRVEHPTVNIHLQVHNSTEVLARIAAGTCHVGFIESPHVPRGVHSLTVARDRLVLVVNADHPWARRRRPVTIAELAATPLLVREPGSGTRTTLEIALDGYELAPPLLELGSGAAIRTSVLNGVGPAVLSSLTVEDQVRTGDLRLVDVAGLDLTRALRAVWRPPRQLDGPAGQLVRLARRDGHDTRDEE; this comes from the coding sequence ATGTCCCGGCTCCCGGATCTGGATGTACTCGAGTTGCTGGTCTGCGTGGATGATTACGGCAGCCTCAGCGAAGCCAGTCGTAAAGTCGGTATGGCCCAACCTAATTCGAGCCGCGCCATCAAACGATTGGAGCGCAGGTTCGGTGTACCGCTGCTGCAGCGCAGCACCACCGGATCCACGCTGACCGCCGAGGGCACGGTGGTGGCGCACTGGGCGCGAGAAATCGTGCGGACCGCCCATCGGCTGCTCGATGTCGCAGAGGGTTTGCGGGTCGAGCGATCTGCCGAACTGACTGTCGCGGCCAGCATGACGGTGGCCGAGCACCTGATGCCGCGATGGCTCGGGCAATTTCGGGTAGAGCACCCGACCGTGAACATCCATCTGCAGGTGCACAATTCGACCGAAGTGCTCGCCCGGATCGCTGCCGGAACCTGTCACGTCGGGTTCATCGAATCTCCGCACGTGCCGCGCGGAGTCCATTCACTCACCGTCGCGCGGGACCGCCTCGTGCTCGTGGTCAACGCGGACCACCCCTGGGCGCGCCGGCGACGCCCCGTCACGATTGCCGAACTCGCCGCGACCCCTCTGCTGGTACGCGAACCCGGGTCGGGTACCCGCACCACACTCGAGATCGCGCTGGACGGTTACGAGCTCGCCCCGCCCCTGCTCGAACTGGGAAGTGGCGCGGCAATCCGCACCAGCGTCCTCAACGGAGTCGGGCCCGCCGTCCTGAGTTCACTGACCGTCGAGGACCAGGTCAGAACAGGAGATTTGCGCCTGGTCGACGTGGCCGGACTCGACCTCACCCGCGCGCTGCGCGCGGTGTGGCGACCTCCGCGCCAACTCGACGGTCCCGCCGGGCAACTCGTCCGGTTGGCCCGCCGGGACGGACACGACACCAGAGACGAGGAGTGA
- the leuD gene encoding 3-isopropylmalate dehydratase small subunit, translated as MEAFSTHTGIGVPLRRANVDTDQIIPAVYLKRVTRTGFEDGLFAAWRADPSFILNLSPFDKGSVLVAGPDFGTGSSREHAVWALMDYGFRVVISSRFADIFRGNAGKAGLLAAEVAQDDVELLWKLIEQNPGLEITVNLQDRNIVAGTVVLPFRIDDYTAWRLLEGLDDIGLTLRKQFSIEDYEKRRPAWKPRTLPA; from the coding sequence ATGGAGGCTTTCAGTACTCACACCGGAATCGGCGTCCCGCTGCGGCGGGCCAATGTCGACACCGACCAGATCATCCCCGCGGTCTATTTGAAGCGGGTAACCCGAACAGGTTTCGAGGATGGATTGTTCGCCGCCTGGCGCGCCGATCCGTCGTTCATTCTGAATCTGTCGCCATTCGACAAAGGCTCCGTGTTGGTCGCCGGCCCCGATTTCGGTACCGGTTCGTCGCGCGAACATGCCGTCTGGGCACTCATGGACTATGGCTTCCGGGTGGTTATCTCGTCCCGTTTCGCCGACATTTTCCGCGGCAACGCCGGCAAGGCCGGGCTATTGGCCGCCGAAGTCGCCCAAGATGATGTCGAGCTCTTATGGAAGCTCATCGAGCAGAATCCCGGGCTGGAAATCACTGTGAATCTTCAAGATCGAAATATCGTCGCCGGAACGGTTGTGTTGCCGTTCAGAATTGACGACTACACGGCCTGGCGGCTACTCGAGGGACTCGACGATATAGGCCTTACGCTGCGGAAACAGTTTTCGATCGAGGATTACGAGAAGCGCAGGCCGGCCTGGAAGCCGCGCACTCTGCCGGCCTGA
- a CDS encoding alpha/beta hydrolase family protein encodes MMCGFVVLPTASAAEPDWSGLDVRHYDAPIPSPGSLIETAPLNPRLSVPGAEQAYRILYSTVDQHDSPAVSAAVVFIPHGQAPPGGWPTIAWAHGTVGLGDDCAPSAHPRSGRDVEYLTHWLDQGYAVVGSDYAGLGTPGLMSYLNSVATAHSVVDSVIAMHQMDLPLSPKWAIVGQSQGGGAAVNSARWATEFSRGTGLDYRGVVATGTPFNVEGIVKQAGPDMALPPNTGPAANSYTGYILAGLREARPDLDIDSVLTPAGLDAVAKAETLCKPRLDQQLAGMTPTGYFRAPLATLPGLTEALDVYLGTPTSGYDRPIFLGVGLLDRDVPPNMSQQLADQLRANGQDVTLKVYPDEDHSGTVLASVPDSTPFLASLFDGY; translated from the coding sequence ATGATGTGTGGATTCGTGGTCCTACCGACCGCGTCGGCGGCAGAGCCGGACTGGTCGGGTCTGGATGTCCGTCACTACGACGCGCCGATTCCCAGCCCCGGCAGCCTGATCGAGACCGCTCCGCTGAATCCCAGGCTGTCGGTTCCGGGTGCAGAGCAGGCCTACCGCATTCTCTATTCAACTGTCGATCAGCATGATTCACCGGCAGTCAGCGCCGCGGTGGTGTTCATTCCGCATGGTCAGGCTCCTCCTGGCGGCTGGCCGACGATCGCATGGGCGCACGGAACCGTAGGGCTCGGCGACGATTGCGCTCCCTCGGCGCATCCACGCAGCGGCAGGGATGTCGAATACCTGACGCACTGGCTCGACCAGGGTTACGCCGTTGTCGGGTCGGACTATGCCGGGTTGGGCACCCCCGGCCTGATGAGCTACCTCAACAGCGTGGCCACCGCGCACAGCGTCGTCGATTCGGTGATCGCCATGCATCAGATGGATCTGCCGTTGTCACCGAAATGGGCCATCGTGGGCCAGTCGCAGGGCGGTGGGGCCGCGGTCAACAGCGCACGCTGGGCCACCGAATTCAGCCGCGGCACCGGCCTGGACTACCGCGGCGTGGTGGCGACCGGGACACCGTTCAACGTCGAGGGCATCGTCAAACAGGCCGGCCCGGACATGGCGCTGCCGCCGAATACGGGACCTGCGGCCAACAGCTACACCGGTTACATCCTGGCCGGGTTGCGGGAGGCGCGGCCCGATCTCGACATCGACAGCGTGCTCACCCCGGCTGGGCTGGACGCGGTCGCCAAGGCGGAGACGCTGTGCAAGCCGCGACTCGACCAGCAGCTCGCCGGGATGACGCCGACCGGGTACTTCCGGGCGCCGCTGGCCACCCTGCCCGGGCTGACCGAAGCGCTCGACGTCTACCTGGGAACGCCGACCAGCGGCTACGACCGGCCGATCTTCCTCGGCGTCGGACTGCTGGACCGGGACGTCCCGCCGAACATGTCGCAGCAGCTCGCCGACCAGCTACGTGCCAACGGGCAGGACGTCACGCTGAAGGTCTATCCCGACGAAGATCACTCCGGCACCGTGCTGGCCTCGGTCCCGGACTCCACACCGTTTCTTGCCTCGCTGTTCGACGGGTACTGA
- a CDS encoding 3-isopropylmalate dehydrogenase, translating to MKLAVIAGDGIGPEVIAQACKVLDAVLPGVDRTEYDLGARRYHATGETLPEGFVDELKGYDAILLGAIGDPSVPSGVLERGLLLNMRFALDHHVNLRPSKLFPGVSSPLAGNPEIDFVVVREGTEGPYTGTGGAIRVGTPHEVATEVSTNTRFGVERVVRFAFEKARTRRKHLTLVHKNNVLAFAGSLWKRTVDEIGAEYPDVETAYQHIDAATIHMVTDPGRFDVIVTDNLFGDIITDLAAAVSGGIGLAASGNIDATGTNPSMFEPVHGSAPDIAGQGKADPTAAVMSVALLLTHLGETDAAARVDKAVSAHLATRGDAVLSTAEVGERILSLL from the coding sequence ATGAAACTCGCTGTAATCGCCGGTGACGGCATCGGTCCCGAGGTCATCGCCCAGGCGTGCAAGGTGCTCGACGCGGTCCTGCCCGGTGTGGACCGGACCGAGTACGACCTGGGGGCGCGGCGCTACCACGCGACCGGGGAGACCTTGCCCGAGGGGTTCGTCGACGAGCTCAAGGGCTACGACGCAATCCTGTTGGGCGCCATTGGTGATCCCTCCGTGCCCAGTGGCGTGCTCGAACGCGGCTTGCTGCTCAACATGCGGTTTGCGTTGGACCATCACGTGAACCTGCGGCCGTCGAAGTTGTTCCCCGGGGTTTCCAGCCCGCTGGCCGGCAACCCGGAAATCGATTTCGTGGTGGTGCGCGAGGGCACCGAAGGTCCCTACACCGGAACCGGTGGCGCGATCCGGGTGGGCACCCCGCACGAGGTTGCCACCGAGGTGTCCACCAACACCCGGTTCGGTGTGGAGCGGGTGGTGCGCTTTGCGTTCGAGAAAGCCCGCACCCGGCGCAAGCACCTCACTCTGGTGCACAAGAACAATGTGCTGGCGTTTGCCGGCTCGCTGTGGAAGCGCACCGTCGATGAGATCGGTGCGGAATACCCAGACGTCGAGACCGCTTACCAGCACATCGATGCCGCAACCATCCACATGGTCACCGATCCCGGCCGGTTCGACGTGATCGTCACCGACAACCTGTTCGGCGACATCATCACCGACCTGGCGGCCGCGGTCTCCGGCGGTATCGGCCTGGCCGCCTCGGGCAATATCGATGCGACGGGCACGAACCCGTCGATGTTCGAACCGGTGCACGGCAGCGCACCCGACATCGCCGGGCAGGGCAAGGCCGATCCGACCGCCGCGGTGATGAGCGTGGCGCTGCTGCTGACCCACCTCGGTGAGACCGATGCGGCGGCGCGGGTCGACAAGGCCGTCAGTGCGCACCTGGCCACCCGTGGCGACGCCGTGTTGTCCACCGCCGAGGTCGGCGAGCGGATTCTGTCGCTGCTGTAA
- a CDS encoding MFS transporter: protein MPVSSISTFRRWSMLAIALTATTCANVFINGAAFLIPTLHAERGLDLAKAGLLSSMPSFGLVLTLIAWGYVVDRVGERIVLTVGSVLTAAAAFGAASAQSLVLVGVFLLLGGMAAASSNSASGRVVVGWFPPEQRGLAMGIRQTATPLGVGLGALVIPRVAESHGVATALLFPAIVCTLSAVICAVGVLDPPRPARHEAPAEHLANPYRGSNVLWRIHAVSVLLVVPQGLVWTFTLVWLMSDRGWSAASAGTLVTVAQLLGAAGRIAAGRWSDVVGQRLRPIRAIALAAAATMGLLALTDWLGSPISVALIVIASVITVSDNGLAFTAIAEIAGPFWSGRALGTQNTSQHLATATSAPLFGALIGVAGYPAAFAVCALLPLLAVPLVPADPVGETR, encoded by the coding sequence ATGCCCGTTTCGTCGATCAGCACGTTCCGCCGCTGGTCGATGTTGGCGATCGCACTGACCGCCACCACCTGCGCCAACGTATTCATCAACGGCGCGGCGTTTCTCATTCCGACGCTGCACGCCGAACGCGGTCTGGATCTGGCCAAAGCAGGTCTGCTGTCATCGATGCCGAGCTTCGGGCTGGTACTCACCCTGATCGCGTGGGGCTACGTCGTCGACCGGGTCGGCGAGCGGATCGTGTTGACGGTGGGCTCGGTATTGACTGCCGCAGCGGCGTTCGGCGCGGCCTCCGCGCAGTCCCTGGTGTTGGTCGGGGTGTTCCTGCTGCTGGGCGGAATGGCTGCGGCCAGCAGCAATTCCGCCAGCGGGCGGGTCGTGGTCGGCTGGTTCCCGCCCGAGCAACGTGGGCTGGCGATGGGAATCCGGCAGACGGCGACGCCCTTGGGTGTGGGCTTGGGAGCGTTGGTCATTCCACGTGTGGCCGAATCCCATGGGGTGGCAACCGCATTGCTCTTCCCGGCTATCGTGTGCACCCTGTCGGCGGTGATTTGCGCTGTGGGGGTGCTGGATCCGCCACGACCGGCTCGCCATGAGGCACCGGCCGAACACCTGGCCAATCCTTACCGGGGCTCGAACGTGTTGTGGCGCATCCATGCCGTGTCGGTACTGCTGGTGGTTCCCCAGGGTCTGGTCTGGACGTTCACCCTGGTGTGGCTGATGAGCGATCGGGGTTGGTCTGCCGCGTCGGCAGGCACACTGGTTACCGTGGCCCAGTTACTGGGCGCCGCTGGGCGGATCGCCGCGGGCCGGTGGTCCGATGTGGTTGGGCAGCGCCTCCGGCCCATCCGGGCCATCGCGTTGGCCGCAGCTGCGACGATGGGGCTGCTGGCACTCACCGATTGGCTGGGTTCGCCGATCAGCGTTGCGCTGATCGTGATCGCCTCGGTGATCACGGTCTCCGACAACGGTTTGGCATTCACGGCGATCGCCGAGATCGCCGGACCATTCTGGAGTGGACGCGCGCTGGGCACCCAGAACACCAGTCAGCACCTGGCGACGGCCACCTCGGCGCCGTTGTTCGGCGCGCTGATCGGGGTGGCGGGCTATCCGGCGGCCTTCGCGGTGTGCGCGTTGTTGCCGTTGTTGGCGGTGCCGCTCGTACCGGCCGATCCGGTGGGTGAGACGCGATAG
- a CDS encoding YeiH family protein, producing MAGLAPGLTVCAIGTAVALAVNKLVPAVSPLLVGIVLGVVLANIVNVPQLAPGLQFSSKRLLRVGVALLGLQLMIGDVLTLGWGVIVMVVAIVALGIGGTMVMGRFLGLSWTQRLLIACGFSICGAAAAAAVDGVIDAEEEEVITAVALVVIFGTLMIPAIPLLSNLIGLSDHQAGLWAGGSIHEVAQVVATGSALGSAGLGAAVVVKLARVLMLAPVMAVVSVRQRRLVRNEADSVRPPLVPLFVIAFLACVTLRSTGLVPAGLLADAKVVQTALLTAAMFALGVGVRFTTLRKVGVRPFALATVSTVWVTVIALAGVVLIGS from the coding sequence ATGGCGGGACTTGCCCCTGGCCTCACGGTATGCGCGATCGGTACCGCGGTCGCGCTCGCAGTGAACAAGCTCGTACCGGCGGTCAGTCCGCTGCTCGTCGGCATCGTTCTGGGCGTCGTGCTGGCGAACATCGTGAACGTGCCGCAGCTGGCACCCGGGCTGCAGTTCTCTTCCAAGCGACTGTTGCGGGTCGGGGTGGCGCTGCTCGGCCTGCAGTTGATGATCGGTGACGTTCTCACGCTCGGCTGGGGAGTGATCGTCATGGTCGTCGCCATCGTGGCGCTGGGTATCGGGGGCACGATGGTGATGGGCAGATTCCTCGGTCTCAGTTGGACTCAGCGGCTGCTGATCGCGTGCGGGTTCTCCATCTGCGGGGCGGCCGCGGCCGCCGCCGTCGACGGTGTCATCGACGCCGAAGAGGAGGAGGTGATCACCGCGGTGGCGCTGGTTGTCATCTTCGGGACCCTGATGATCCCGGCGATCCCGTTGCTGTCCAACCTGATCGGACTCAGCGACCATCAAGCCGGACTCTGGGCGGGTGGTTCGATCCACGAGGTCGCCCAGGTCGTCGCCACCGGAAGCGCTCTCGGCAGTGCGGGACTCGGCGCCGCCGTGGTGGTCAAGCTCGCCCGGGTGCTGATGCTGGCTCCGGTGATGGCCGTGGTCAGTGTGCGGCAACGACGGCTGGTGCGCAACGAGGCCGACAGCGTCCGGCCACCGCTGGTGCCGCTGTTCGTGATCGCCTTTCTGGCCTGCGTGACACTGCGATCGACGGGACTGGTGCCGGCCGGGCTCCTGGCCGATGCGAAGGTGGTCCAGACCGCACTCCTCACGGCCGCGATGTTCGCCCTGGGGGTGGGCGTCCGCTTCACGACCCTGCGCAAGGTCGGCGTTCGCCCCTTCGCGTTGGCGACGGTCTCGACGGTGTGGGTCACCGTCATCGCCCTGGCCGGTGTGGTGCTGATCGGGAGCTGA
- a CDS encoding IclR family transcriptional regulator: MRNDSGIGVLDKAVGVLHTVAESPCGLAELCERTGLPRATAHRLAAGLETHRLLARDADGRWRLGPALTELASHVNDPLLAAGAAVLPRLREITGESVQLYRREGQSRVCVVALEPPAGLRDTVPVGTHLPMTAGSGAKVLLAYADPATQQTVLPVAKFTDRTLAEVRKRGWAQSAAEREPGVASVSAPVRDGRGAVIAAVSVSGPIDRMGRRPGARWAADLLAAADALTRRL, encoded by the coding sequence GTGAGAAATGATAGCGGCATCGGCGTTCTCGACAAAGCGGTGGGTGTACTGCACACCGTCGCCGAGTCCCCTTGCGGGCTGGCCGAACTCTGCGAGCGGACCGGCCTCCCCCGCGCGACCGCGCACCGACTGGCCGCGGGGCTCGAAACCCACCGGCTGCTGGCCCGCGACGCCGACGGCCGCTGGCGCCTCGGCCCGGCACTGACCGAATTGGCCTCCCACGTCAACGATCCACTGCTGGCCGCCGGGGCCGCGGTGCTGCCCCGCCTGCGCGAGATCACTGGCGAGAGCGTCCAGTTGTACCGGCGCGAAGGCCAATCACGGGTCTGTGTGGTGGCGCTCGAACCCCCGGCCGGGCTCCGTGACACCGTGCCGGTGGGCACCCACCTTCCGATGACAGCCGGCTCAGGAGCCAAAGTTCTGCTCGCCTACGCCGACCCGGCCACCCAGCAGACCGTGCTGCCGGTCGCCAAGTTCACCGACCGCACCCTGGCCGAGGTCCGCAAGCGCGGCTGGGCGCAGAGTGCCGCCGAACGCGAGCCGGGTGTGGCCAGCGTCTCGGCACCCGTGCGCGACGGCCGCGGCGCCGTGATCGCCGCAGTATCGGTGTCCGGACCGATCGACAGAATGGGTCGCCGGCCAGGAGCCCGCTGGGCGGCAGATCTGCTCGCCGCCGCCGACGCCCTGACCCGCCGACTGTGA
- the leuC gene encoding 3-isopropylmalate dehydratase large subunit, with protein MDQSTQTSVKPRTLAEKVWDDHVVARGKGEGAAKEPDLIYIDLHLVHEVTSPQAFDGLRLAGRPVRRPDLTIATEDHNVPTVDIDKPIADPVSRTQVETLRRNCAEFGIRLHSMGDAEQGIVHIIGPQLGLTQPGMTVVCGDSHTSTHGAFGAIAMGIGTSEVEHVMATQTLPLKPFKTMAVNVDGILPPGVSAKDIILAVIAKIGTGGGQGHVIEYRGSAIEALSMEGRMTICNMSIEAGARAGMVAPDETTFEFLKGRPNAPKGSDWDDAVAAWSQLRTDEGAEFDTEVYLDAAALSPFVTWGTNPGQGVPLSASVPDPELMGDDAERQSAEKALAYMDLRPGMAMRDIAVDTVFVGSCTNGRIEDLRVVADVLRDRKVADGVRMLVVPGSMRVRAQAESEGLDRVFTAAGAEWRQAGCSMCLGMNPDQLSPGQRCASTSNRNFEGRQGKGGRTHLVSPAVAAATAVRGKLASPADLPAATR; from the coding sequence ATGGACCAATCGACACAGACATCCGTGAAGCCGCGCACCCTGGCCGAAAAGGTTTGGGACGACCATGTCGTGGCGCGCGGCAAGGGAGAGGGCGCTGCCAAAGAGCCCGACCTGATCTACATCGACCTGCATCTCGTGCACGAAGTCACCAGCCCGCAGGCGTTCGACGGTCTGCGCTTGGCCGGCCGTCCGGTTCGACGGCCCGATCTGACGATCGCCACCGAGGACCACAATGTGCCCACTGTCGACATCGACAAGCCGATCGCGGATCCGGTTTCGCGCACCCAGGTCGAGACATTGCGGCGCAACTGTGCGGAATTCGGCATCCGGCTGCACTCGATGGGAGATGCTGAACAGGGCATTGTGCACATCATCGGACCGCAACTCGGACTGACTCAGCCGGGTATGACGGTCGTGTGCGGAGACAGTCACACCTCGACCCACGGAGCGTTCGGCGCCATCGCCATGGGCATCGGCACCTCCGAGGTCGAACACGTGATGGCCACGCAGACACTGCCGCTCAAGCCGTTCAAGACCATGGCGGTCAACGTCGACGGCATCCTGCCGCCCGGCGTGAGCGCCAAGGACATCATCTTGGCCGTTATTGCCAAGATCGGCACCGGGGGTGGGCAGGGCCACGTCATCGAATACCGGGGCAGTGCCATCGAGGCGTTGTCGATGGAAGGCCGGATGACGATCTGCAACATGAGCATCGAGGCCGGGGCGCGCGCCGGAATGGTGGCTCCTGACGAGACCACCTTCGAGTTCCTCAAGGGCCGTCCGAATGCTCCCAAGGGGTCCGACTGGGACGACGCCGTCGCCGCGTGGAGCCAGTTGCGCACCGACGAGGGCGCCGAATTCGACACCGAGGTCTACCTGGACGCCGCTGCGTTGAGCCCGTTCGTGACGTGGGGCACCAACCCGGGGCAGGGAGTTCCGCTGTCCGCGTCGGTCCCGGACCCGGAGTTGATGGGCGACGACGCAGAGCGCCAGTCGGCGGAGAAGGCTTTGGCCTACATGGATCTTCGGCCCGGGATGGCCATGCGTGACATCGCCGTGGACACCGTCTTCGTCGGGTCCTGCACCAACGGTCGCATCGAGGACCTCCGGGTGGTCGCCGACGTACTACGCGATCGCAAGGTGGCCGACGGAGTCCGGATGCTGGTTGTGCCGGGCTCGATGCGGGTTCGCGCCCAGGCCGAATCGGAAGGCCTCGACCGGGTATTCACCGCTGCAGGTGCCGAATGGCGGCAGGCGGGCTGCTCGATGTGTCTGGGCATGAACCCCGATCAACTGTCCCCGGGGCAGCGCTGCGCCTCCACATCCAACCGGAACTTCGAAGGCCGACAGGGCAAGGGGGGCCGCACCCACCTGGTCTCACCGGCCGTTGCCGCAGCCACCGCCGTACGCGGAAAGCTGGCGTCCCCTGCCGATCTGCCCGCCGCGACCCGCTAA